A part of Candidatus Electrothrix aestuarii genomic DNA contains:
- the dnaE gene encoding DNA polymerase III subunit alpha, which yields MTTPFVHLHVHTQYSMLDGAIRLGDLIDKTQSYGMNAVAVTDHGAMYGALEFYTKANKAGIKPLVGCEFYISETDHLIHDKSAGHNFHIVLLAMNETGYRNLMKLASIAQTAGFYYRPRIDRKLLFAHQEGLIALTACLHGEIPWTISHQGLGKAKEKALGLQQVFGDRLYFEIQENGIPEQRTVNDGLMELGNDLGIKLVATNDCHYLNREESYAHEVLLCIQTSKTINDANRFKFSTDELYFKPPDVMAEQFSYCPEALANTLEVAERCNLELEFNDHHFPIFPVPEGESLESLFEQACRDGLEQRLDHLRSLQEVSPELEQQYRDRLDMEIGVIQEMGFSGYFLIVADFINWAKSQKIPVGPGRGSGAGSLAAFCMSITDIDPIPYGLLFERFLNVERVSMPDFDVDFCKERRDEVIDYVRRRYGGDDHVAQIVAYGSMKARAVLRDVGRVLEVPLPVVDKIAKLVPDELKITLKKAIDKEPRLRDAMQQDPAVRELLTVAQTLEGLSRHKSTHAAGVVVSPKAMVEYLPVCVGSKKEILTQYDMKFTEMTGLIKFDFLGLKTLTVIDRALRLIKQDIGTEVDLSKIAMDDQRTYDLLCAGNSLGVFQLESDGMRELLIKMAPEQFTDLIALVALYRPGPLDSGMVDQFVETKHGRRPPEYPLPQIKPVLEETYGVIVYQEQVMKISNILASYSLGDADILRRAMGKKIPEVMEEERGKFMAGARGNNIPEEKAAYVFDLMAKFAGYGFNKSHSAAYALVAYHTAYLKAHYPAQFLAALLSCDVDNTDKVVKYINECKQMSIPVLPPDINESHKDFTVINDRVRFGLGAVKNVGGSALDSMIKEREENGPYTSLADFCGRVDSSKVNRKVLENLIKAGALDSLQVKRAQLMEVLDQALEQAKAVQRDRLSGQMNLFAVAGAGEGGNNQAAAEIKFPDMPEWPNLKRLSYEKETIGFFLTGHPLDGVIDTIRMVADADIAALENWREGQAVRIGGLIQQYKEHISKKGDRMAFTVLEDMSSSVEVIVFPETFARCSQFLGKDEPLIVLGTIQQGERGAKVIAEDIYPLGKAMEQFTEQAAIRLPADRISRNQLVELKELIYQFHGATPIKLTLHFDGRGEVDILPMKDITVRPCPDFFNKVKASFGPRCLSMQMRQAEVQRKKRFGGGRDR from the coding sequence ATGACCACCCCCTTTGTCCATCTCCACGTCCACACCCAGTACTCCATGCTCGACGGGGCTATTCGCCTTGGCGACCTGATTGATAAAACCCAGTCCTACGGCATGAACGCTGTGGCGGTTACCGATCACGGGGCCATGTACGGTGCCCTGGAGTTCTACACCAAGGCTAATAAGGCCGGGATCAAGCCATTAGTGGGCTGCGAGTTCTATATCTCGGAGACCGACCATCTCATCCATGACAAGAGCGCAGGCCATAATTTCCATATTGTGCTCCTGGCCATGAACGAGACCGGTTATCGCAATCTGATGAAGCTGGCCTCCATTGCCCAGACTGCCGGATTTTATTACAGGCCTCGCATTGACCGCAAACTGCTCTTTGCCCACCAGGAGGGGCTGATTGCTCTGACTGCCTGCCTGCACGGTGAAATCCCCTGGACCATCAGCCATCAAGGGCTGGGAAAGGCCAAGGAAAAGGCTCTCGGTTTACAGCAGGTCTTTGGTGATCGCCTCTACTTTGAGATCCAGGAAAACGGTATCCCGGAGCAACGAACGGTCAATGATGGCCTGATGGAGCTGGGCAATGACTTAGGGATTAAGCTGGTGGCCACCAATGACTGCCATTACCTCAACCGGGAAGAGTCCTACGCCCACGAGGTCCTGCTTTGTATTCAGACCAGCAAGACCATCAACGATGCCAATCGTTTTAAATTTTCCACTGACGAGCTCTATTTCAAGCCACCGGATGTCATGGCCGAGCAGTTTAGCTATTGCCCTGAGGCCCTGGCAAATACCCTGGAGGTGGCGGAGCGCTGTAACCTTGAGCTTGAATTCAACGATCATCATTTTCCCATCTTTCCAGTACCAGAGGGGGAATCCCTGGAAAGCCTGTTTGAGCAGGCTTGTCGGGACGGTCTGGAGCAACGGCTTGATCATCTTCGCAGCCTCCAGGAGGTCAGCCCGGAGCTGGAGCAACAGTACCGTGATCGGCTGGATATGGAGATCGGGGTTATTCAGGAAATGGGTTTTTCCGGTTACTTCCTTATTGTGGCTGATTTCATCAACTGGGCCAAGAGTCAGAAGATCCCTGTTGGTCCTGGCCGTGGTTCCGGGGCAGGCAGTCTGGCTGCCTTTTGCATGTCCATCACTGATATTGATCCCATCCCCTATGGCCTCCTCTTTGAGCGTTTCCTGAACGTGGAGCGGGTTTCCATGCCTGACTTTGACGTGGATTTCTGCAAGGAGCGGCGGGACGAGGTGATCGACTATGTCCGCCGCCGCTACGGTGGTGACGACCATGTGGCACAGATCGTGGCCTACGGTTCCATGAAGGCCAGGGCCGTGCTTCGGGATGTGGGCCGGGTTTTAGAGGTGCCCCTGCCTGTTGTGGATAAGATTGCCAAACTGGTCCCAGATGAGCTGAAGATCACCCTGAAAAAGGCTATCGACAAGGAGCCCCGTCTTCGGGATGCCATGCAGCAGGATCCGGCTGTGCGGGAGCTCCTCACCGTGGCCCAAACCTTGGAGGGACTGTCCCGTCATAAATCCACTCATGCGGCCGGGGTGGTGGTCTCGCCCAAGGCGATGGTGGAGTATCTGCCGGTCTGTGTTGGCTCCAAAAAGGAGATCCTGACCCAGTACGATATGAAGTTCACCGAGATGACCGGGCTGATCAAGTTCGACTTTCTCGGTCTGAAGACCCTGACCGTTATTGACCGGGCCTTGCGTCTGATCAAGCAGGACATCGGTACTGAGGTGGACCTGAGTAAAATTGCGATGGATGATCAGCGCACCTACGATCTCCTCTGCGCAGGCAACAGTCTGGGCGTGTTTCAATTGGAGAGCGACGGGATGCGGGAGCTGTTGATCAAGATGGCACCGGAGCAGTTTACGGACCTGATCGCCCTGGTAGCCCTGTATCGGCCTGGCCCCTTGGATTCCGGCATGGTGGATCAATTTGTTGAGACCAAGCACGGTCGCCGTCCGCCAGAGTACCCGCTGCCCCAGATTAAGCCTGTCCTGGAAGAGACCTACGGGGTTATCGTCTACCAGGAACAGGTTATGAAGATCTCCAATATCCTGGCCTCCTACAGCCTGGGTGATGCGGATATCCTCCGCCGGGCTATGGGAAAGAAGATCCCCGAGGTTATGGAGGAAGAGCGGGGTAAGTTCATGGCCGGGGCCCGGGGCAATAATATCCCGGAAGAAAAGGCAGCCTACGTCTTTGACCTGATGGCCAAGTTTGCGGGTTATGGCTTCAATAAATCCCATTCTGCCGCCTATGCCCTGGTGGCCTACCATACTGCCTATCTCAAGGCCCATTATCCGGCCCAATTCCTGGCTGCCCTGCTTTCCTGTGATGTTGATAACACGGACAAGGTAGTCAAGTACATCAACGAGTGCAAGCAGATGTCCATCCCGGTTTTGCCGCCGGATATCAACGAGTCCCATAAAGATTTCACGGTTATCAACGATAGGGTTCGTTTTGGACTGGGGGCTGTGAAGAATGTGGGTGGTTCAGCCCTGGATTCTATGATCAAGGAGAGGGAGGAAAACGGCCCTTATACCTCCTTAGCGGATTTCTGCGGTCGGGTTGATTCCAGTAAGGTGAATCGTAAGGTCCTGGAGAATCTCATTAAGGCCGGGGCCCTTGACTCCTTGCAGGTGAAACGGGCCCAGCTTATGGAGGTCTTGGATCAGGCCCTGGAGCAGGCCAAGGCCGTGCAGCGGGATCGCCTCAGTGGCCAGATGAATCTCTTTGCTGTGGCGGGCGCAGGGGAAGGAGGAAATAATCAGGCAGCAGCAGAGATTAAATTTCCCGATATGCCAGAGTGGCCGAACCTGAAGAGGCTTTCCTATGAGAAGGAGACCATAGGCTTCTTTCTGACCGGGCACCCTCTGGACGGGGTGATTGATACCATCCGCATGGTTGCTGATGCAGATATCGCTGCCTTAGAAAATTGGCGGGAAGGACAGGCGGTCCGTATCGGAGGCCTGATTCAGCAGTACAAGGAGCATATCTCCAAGAAGGGTGACCGGATGGCCTTTACGGTGTTGGAGGATATGAGTTCCAGCGTTGAGGTCATTGTTTTTCCTGAGACCTTTGCCCGGTGCTCTCAATTTCTTGGTAAGGACGAGCCCCTGATTGTCCTTGGTACTATCCAGCAGGGGGAGCGGGGTGCCAAGGTCATTGCGGAGGATATCTATCCGTTGGGTAAGGCAATGGAACAATTTACCGAGCAGGCTGCAATCCGTTTGCCTGCCGACAGAATCAGCAGGAATCAGCTTGTTGAGCTGAAGGAATTGATCTATCAATTCCACGGTGCCACCCCCATCAAGTTGACTCTTCATTTCGATGGGAGAGGTGAGGTGGATATCCTGCCCATGAAGGATATCACGGTTCGGCCATGCCCGGATTTTTTCAATAAGGTCAAGGCCTCCTTTGGTCCGCGATGTTTGTCTATGCAGATGCGCCAGGCTGAGGTGCAGCGGAAGAAGCGATTCGGGGGAGGAAGAGACCGGTAG